In Peptococcaceae bacterium, one genomic interval encodes:
- a CDS encoding flagellar FlbD family protein: MIILNKLNGSVIVVNAELIETIEPTPDTIITLSNGKKMVVSNPVDEVIDKVVQYKRSVLRGSRK, translated from the coding sequence TTGATTATTCTAAACAAACTGAATGGTTCCGTCATAGTGGTGAACGCCGAGTTGATCGAAACGATTGAGCCGACTCCCGATACGATTATCACCTTGTCCAACGGCAAGAAGATGGTGGTCTCCAACCCTGTGGACGAGGTGATAGACAAGGTTGTGCAATATAAAAGAAGCGTCCTGCGGGGTTCAAGGAAGTGA
- a CDS encoding flagellar hook protein FlgE, protein MMRSLFAGVSGLKNHQTRMDVISNNIANVNTVGFKKSRVTFQDMLNQTLRGASSPQAGRGGTNPMQVGLGMTLASIDVIHTAGSPQSTGKNTDLSIEGEGFFIMGDGSNIYYSRAGNFDFDFNKTLINTSNGMVVKGILADSNGVIDPNASLSDLNLSSHMTSPPKATSTVQYSKNLDSTATVLTGELEDVAHTNGSDTEVVLNAEKLPVTKVTIAGLTEGTDFTVDYLNGKVTIDSSVATGDYDITYWMPNYQAPITVYDSKGDAHQLVAYFTKVNNNTWEVDTSLTTVDASGNTVVNFLEDGKGTLVFSPSTGKLNTGASSVSNATLTVAGADPFDILLNFANVTEYAGDFTIIGFSQDGYSSGDLKSVAVDTTGTITGSFSNGQNRKLAQIAIATFANPAGLMKVGNNLFLPSNNSGEPDQGLPGVSGRGIIKPETLEMSNVDLSQEFVDMIITQRGFQANSRVISASDQILEELVNLRR, encoded by the coding sequence ATGATGCGTTCGCTTTTTGCCGGCGTGTCCGGTCTCAAAAACCACCAGACGCGCATGGATGTGATCAGCAACAACATCGCCAACGTCAACACGGTCGGTTTCAAAAAGAGCAGGGTAACCTTCCAGGACATGCTCAACCAGACCCTGCGCGGCGCTTCCTCGCCCCAGGCCGGGCGGGGCGGCACCAACCCCATGCAGGTCGGCCTGGGCATGACCCTGGCGTCCATCGACGTGATCCATACCGCAGGCAGCCCGCAGTCCACCGGGAAGAACACCGACCTTTCCATTGAGGGCGAGGGATTTTTCATCATGGGTGACGGGAGCAACATCTATTACAGCAGGGCCGGAAACTTCGACTTCGACTTCAACAAGACCCTGATCAACACCAGCAACGGCATGGTGGTGAAAGGGATACTGGCCGACAGCAACGGGGTGATCGATCCCAACGCCAGCCTTTCGGACCTGAACCTTTCCTCGCACATGACTTCTCCTCCCAAGGCCACTTCCACGGTCCAGTATTCCAAGAACCTGGACTCCACGGCCACCGTCCTTACGGGGGAACTGGAAGACGTCGCCCACACGAACGGAAGCGATACGGAGGTGGTGTTGAACGCCGAAAAGCTGCCGGTGACCAAGGTGACGATCGCCGGCCTCACCGAGGGGACAGATTTTACGGTCGATTATCTAAACGGGAAAGTAACGATTGATTCATCGGTGGCTACTGGGGACTACGACATTACCTACTGGATGCCGAACTACCAGGCGCCCATCACCGTGTATGATTCCAAAGGGGATGCCCACCAGCTCGTCGCCTATTTCACCAAGGTGAACAACAACACCTGGGAGGTGGATACTTCGCTGACCACTGTCGACGCTTCCGGCAACACGGTGGTTAATTTCCTGGAAGACGGGAAAGGGACGCTGGTCTTCAGCCCCAGCACCGGCAAGCTCAACACGGGCGCCTCCAGCGTCAGCAACGCCACCCTCACGGTCGCGGGCGCCGACCCGTTCGACATATTGCTCAATTTTGCCAATGTTACCGAATATGCCGGGGACTTCACGATCATCGGCTTCAGCCAGGACGGTTACTCGTCTGGAGACCTGAAGTCGGTGGCCGTGGATACAACGGGGACGATTACGGGCAGCTTTTCCAACGGCCAGAACAGGAAACTGGCCCAGATCGCGATAGCCACGTTTGCCAATCCAGCCGGCCTGATGAAGGTCGGGAACAACCTGTTCTTACCGTCCAACAACTCGGGCGAACCGGACCAGGGGCTGCCGGGCGTCTCCGGCCGCGGGATAATCAAGCCGGAAACGCTGGAAATGTCCAATGTCGACCTTTCCCAGGAATTCGTGGACATGATCATCACGCAGCGCGGGTTCCAGGCCAACTCCCGCGTGATCTCGGCCTCCGACCAGATACTTGAAGAACTGGTGAACCTCCGCAGGTAA
- a CDS encoding flagellar protein — protein MVEKPFIIPQPIQPTGKTAVQKQPAAAKQDSFSQVLQRQMQQAGELRFSRHALERLNARDIELKDEHLYRLNEAVKKAKAKGCRDSLILVDDLAFLVSVKNSTVITAVDGDSRKENVFTNIDSAVIN, from the coding sequence TTATCATCCCGCAGCCCATCCAGCCGACAGGCAAGACAGCCGTCCAAAAACAGCCAGCTGCCGCAAAACAGGATTCGTTCAGCCAGGTCCTGCAGCGGCAGATGCAGCAGGCCGGGGAATTAAGGTTTTCCCGACATGCCCTGGAAAGGCTGAATGCCCGGGACATTGAGCTCAAGGATGAACACCTCTACCGCTTGAACGAAGCGGTGAAAAAGGCAAAAGCCAAGGGCTGCAGGGACTCGCTCATCCTGGTTGACGACCTGGCATTTCTGGTCAGCGTCAAGAACAGCACGGTGATCACCGCCGTCGACGGCGACAGCAGGAAGGAGAACGTGTTCACCAATATCGACAGCGCGGTGATCAACTGA